In a genomic window of Bacteroidota bacterium:
- a CDS encoding sugar transferase has translation MSKNAYRILYILFDLLAAAISWSSFFVFRKLTIEPIKYGFTVPITFSSKFYFALMLVPLFWIILYSATGTYKNVFRKSRLGELGQTLLITLIGVIILFFVLLLDDEIYSYKTYYYSFIALFLIHFFATYFFRFIISTNIVHKIHNRKIGFNTIIVGSNENAWNLYEELQAQRKSSGNKFVGFVTVENKNGKSHLLMQKLNHLGEYKGLKKLIDEHKVEEVIIAIESAEHEFIGRIINELDDSNCIIKVIPDMYDILSGSVKMTSIFGAALIEISRNIMPTWQFYLKRLMDIGVSLFALVLLSPVYLIVAIIIKSTSKGPVFYSHERIGIHGKPFKIHKFRSMFTDAEKNGPTLSSKSDSRITPFGRFMRKVRLDEIPQFWNVLTNDMSLVGPRPERQFFIDQIVQKAPHYKHLHKVRPGITSWGQVKYGYAENVDQMIERLKYDILYIENMSLAVDIKIMIYTVLIVVQGRGK, from the coding sequence ATGTCGAAAAACGCTTACCGTATACTTTACATTTTATTTGATTTACTGGCGGCCGCAATATCGTGGAGTAGTTTTTTTGTATTTCGAAAATTAACCATAGAGCCTATAAAATATGGCTTTACTGTTCCCATAACCTTTTCGTCTAAGTTTTATTTTGCTTTGATGTTGGTACCCTTGTTTTGGATAATCTTGTATTCAGCAACCGGAACTTACAAAAATGTATTTCGAAAATCGCGATTAGGAGAATTAGGGCAAACCTTACTAATAACCCTAATTGGAGTTATTATTTTATTTTTTGTGTTGTTGTTGGACGATGAGATATATTCTTACAAAACTTATTATTATTCATTTATAGCTTTATTCTTAATTCATTTTTTTGCGACCTATTTTTTTCGGTTTATTATCTCCACCAATATCGTTCACAAAATCCATAATCGTAAAATTGGATTTAATACCATTATTGTCGGGAGCAACGAAAATGCGTGGAATTTATACGAAGAGTTGCAAGCACAACGAAAATCGTCGGGTAATAAATTTGTTGGATTTGTTACTGTTGAGAATAAAAATGGGAAGAGCCATTTACTCATGCAAAAATTGAATCATTTGGGTGAATACAAAGGCTTAAAAAAACTGATTGATGAGCACAAAGTAGAAGAAGTAATTATTGCTATTGAAAGCGCTGAACACGAATTTATTGGGCGAATAATAAATGAGCTCGACGATAGTAATTGCATCATAAAAGTAATTCCCGACATGTACGATATATTATCGGGATCGGTAAAAATGACTTCCATATTTGGAGCTGCACTGATTGAAATATCAAGGAATATAATGCCTACTTGGCAATTTTATTTGAAGCGATTAATGGATATAGGAGTTTCTTTATTTGCGCTTGTGTTGTTATCACCGGTTTATCTTATTGTGGCAATAATTATTAAATCTACTTCCAAAGGCCCTGTGTTTTATAGTCACGAAAGGATTGGAATACATGGTAAGCCATTTAAAATTCATAAGTTCAGATCGATGTTTACCGATGCTGAAAAAAATGGACCAACACTAAGCAGTAAGAGCGATTCGCGCATTACACCCTTTGGCAGATTTATGCGCAAGGTACGTTTAGATGAAATTCCGCAATTTTGGAATGTACTCACTAACGATATGTCGCTGGTTGGACCGCGTCCGGAAAGGCAATTTTTTATCGATCAAATAGTTCAAAAAGCTCCACATTATAAGCATTTACATAAGGTTCGACCCGGAATTACTTCTTGGGGACAGGTTAAGTATGGCTATGCCGAAAATGTAGATCAAATGATTGAACGCCTCAAGTACGATATCTTATACATCGAAAACATGAGTCTTGCTGTTGATATTAAAATTATGATTTATACAGTATTGATTGTAGTGCAAGGAAGAGGAAAATAG
- the htpG gene encoding molecular chaperone HtpG, whose product MATQSGKINVQTENIFPIIKKFLYSDHEIFLRELVSNAVDACQKIKTLSTVGEAKADTDKLKVEVVLDKDAKTLTIRDNGIGMTAEEVEKYITQIAFSGAEEFVNKYKDKADAANSIIGHFGLGFYSSFMVSSKVEILTKSHVKGSTPVRWECDGSPDYTLVEDTKKTRGTDIILHIADDSLEFLEEARISALLTKYCKFLPVEIIFNKKAINNTQPAWTKKPVDLKDEDYTSFYKELYPFSEDPLFHIHLNVDYPFNLTGILFFPKLKRNFEVQKDKIQLYCNQVFVTDSVENIVPDFLTLLQGVIDSPDIPLNVSRSYLQSDANVKKISAHITKKVADKLEEIFKKDRNDFESKWNDINLFIKYGMLSEEKFYEKAAKFFLFKNTENKYFTIEEYAQHIKAAQTDKDEKMVHLYTNNPVEQHSFVETAKERGYDVLVMDGPFDSHFVNHLEMKLQNCSFVRVDADTIDKLIKKEEAMPSKLSEEQQNTLKPIIEAGLPIGKFTVQFESLSEKDQPMIITQPEFMRRMKDMSATGGGGMNFMGSFPETYNMIVNSNHPIISKILDEKDSDLQKKLSKQTSDLALLSQGMLKGEELTKFIKRSLELI is encoded by the coding sequence ATGGCTACACAAAGCGGTAAAATCAATGTACAAACGGAAAATATATTTCCCATCATTAAAAAATTTCTCTACAGCGATCACGAAATATTTTTACGTGAATTAGTTAGTAATGCTGTTGACGCCTGCCAAAAAATCAAAACGCTTTCAACAGTTGGTGAAGCAAAGGCTGATACCGATAAATTAAAAGTAGAAGTAGTTCTTGACAAAGATGCTAAAACCCTTACTATTCGTGATAATGGTATTGGTATGACCGCCGAGGAAGTGGAGAAATACATTACTCAAATTGCTTTTTCTGGCGCCGAAGAATTTGTAAATAAATACAAAGACAAAGCTGATGCTGCTAATTCTATTATTGGACACTTTGGACTTGGATTTTATTCCTCCTTTATGGTATCGAGCAAGGTTGAAATACTTACCAAATCGCATGTTAAAGGTTCTACTCCCGTGCGTTGGGAATGCGACGGTAGTCCAGATTACACCTTAGTTGAGGATACTAAGAAAACCAGGGGAACAGATATTATTTTGCACATTGCTGATGATTCACTTGAATTCTTAGAAGAAGCAAGAATCAGTGCTTTACTTACTAAATACTGCAAATTTTTACCGGTTGAAATTATTTTCAATAAAAAGGCAATAAACAATACACAGCCGGCATGGACCAAAAAACCGGTTGATTTAAAGGATGAAGACTATACTTCTTTTTACAAGGAGTTGTATCCTTTTAGCGAAGACCCTTTGTTTCATATTCACCTAAACGTTGATTATCCCTTTAATCTTACAGGAATACTCTTTTTTCCAAAACTTAAGCGAAATTTTGAAGTTCAAAAAGATAAAATTCAATTGTATTGCAACCAAGTTTTTGTGACCGATTCGGTTGAAAATATTGTTCCTGATTTTTTAACCTTGTTGCAAGGTGTTATTGATTCACCTGATATTCCATTAAATGTTAGTCGCAGCTATTTGCAAAGTGATGCAAACGTGAAAAAAATTAGCGCCCATATCACTAAAAAAGTTGCTGATAAATTGGAAGAAATATTCAAAAAAGATCGCAACGATTTTGAAAGCAAATGGAACGACATTAATTTGTTTATTAAGTATGGTATGCTTTCGGAAGAAAAATTTTATGAAAAAGCGGCTAAATTTTTTCTATTCAAAAATACCGAAAACAAGTATTTTACTATTGAGGAATATGCTCAACATATTAAAGCTGCTCAAACCGACAAAGACGAAAAGATGGTGCATTTATACACCAATAATCCGGTTGAACAACACAGCTTTGTTGAAACTGCCAAAGAAAGAGGTTACGATGTTTTGGTAATGGACGGACCATTTGATAGTCATTTTGTGAATCATCTGGAAATGAAATTGCAAAATTGCTCATTCGTTCGTGTTGATGCCGATACTATCGACAAGTTGATTAAGAAAGAAGAGGCAATGCCTTCAAAATTAAGCGAAGAGCAACAAAATACGCTTAAGCCAATTATTGAGGCGGGACTACCAATAGGGAAGTTTACGGTTCAATTTGAAAGTTTAAGTGAAAAGGATCAACCCATGATTATTACCCAACCAGAATTTATGCGTCGCATGAAAGACATGAGTGCAACCGGTGGAGGAGGAATGAATTTTATGGGTTCATTTCCCGAAACATACAACATGATTGTGAATAGCAACCATCCTATTATTTCGAAAATATTGGACGAAAAAGACAGCGACTTGCAAAAAAAACTGAGCAAGCAAACCAGCGATTTAGCTTTACTGTCGCAAGGAATGTTGAAAGGAGAGGAGCTAACTAAGTTTATTAAGCGTAGCTTGGAATTGATTTAA
- a CDS encoding SpoIIE family protein phosphatase produces MSKLFRHNTLLLYCLFVGLFAFTIPSLVASIPNQNSTNSIDLSDTIKINETLVRAEKLISKNSDSSLFFSNQALILAERINWTSGQLRCYEILSKVYGIKGDSVQSMQLFVRAMKVLDQMLKSNPEKEIKKLNGATQTSSNSRKFEKPITLLLQGIKSAEATGDTKLQIYYLEKTGLLYEEEKNLPQSLHYFYKALQKSYLLKSDEQVAIQLNRIATIYYLMNLPQPAIQYYQKALQLSYSTKNNTAILENYTELANIYTELTEKSTNGSSDFKQAFYYCNEALKGSVASGNTKLQLVNLTKLGRLFTYSKNYTEAEKSLKEAMQLSMQMNAPKLQKDIYRALSILYEKQGNTTKALANYKSAVMLRDSLFNEETENQLTRKEMNFEFERREASIKLEQRKKDELLMQERKKQKIILWAVLIGLTLLIGFIIFITRSLHLTRKQKQLIESKKQEVEHQKIEIEKKNKEINDSINYALRIQQAKLPRKSFIKEHLQQSFVLYLPKDIVSGDFYFFFKTEFGIYIAAVDCTGHGIPGAFMSMVGSEKLYEAVTRMEDVPTILSHMNRGIKASLRQSDEGASIRDGMDIALGRLYPVDKVMQGEACELQFGGANRTLWIYRKDALEPEEYKPTKAALGGHTSDGQAYISHTISLKKGDTFYLFTDGYADTFGTINKKLTTKKFKQLLLEIQHLSMDKQEIFLSNFIAKWKGDTEQVDDILVIGVRI; encoded by the coding sequence ATGAGCAAATTATTTCGGCATAACACCTTACTGCTTTATTGCTTATTCGTAGGATTATTTGCTTTTACTATTCCAAGTCTTGTTGCTAGCATTCCGAACCAAAATAGTACGAATTCCATTGATTTAAGCGATACAATTAAAATAAATGAAACCCTTGTTCGTGCAGAAAAGCTAATTTCTAAGAATTCCGATTCATCTCTTTTCTTCAGTAATCAGGCATTGATACTTGCCGAAAGAATTAATTGGACAAGCGGTCAACTTCGTTGTTATGAAATACTAAGCAAGGTATATGGCATTAAAGGTGATTCGGTTCAATCGATGCAATTGTTTGTGCGTGCAATGAAAGTGCTTGATCAAATGCTGAAATCGAATCCCGAAAAGGAAATTAAAAAATTGAACGGTGCAACTCAAACTTCTTCAAACAGCCGTAAATTTGAAAAACCTATTACACTATTGTTGCAAGGAATAAAATCGGCAGAAGCGACCGGTGATACTAAACTCCAAATTTATTATCTCGAAAAAACAGGTTTGCTTTATGAGGAAGAAAAAAATTTACCGCAATCGCTGCACTATTTCTATAAAGCACTGCAGAAATCTTATTTATTAAAAAGTGATGAACAAGTTGCAATTCAATTAAATCGTATTGCTACAATATATTACTTAATGAATTTGCCCCAACCGGCTATTCAGTATTATCAAAAAGCCTTGCAACTTTCTTACTCAACTAAAAACAACACTGCCATCTTAGAAAACTATACCGAGCTTGCAAACATTTATACTGAATTAACAGAAAAATCAACCAATGGTAGTTCCGATTTTAAACAAGCTTTTTATTACTGTAATGAAGCATTAAAAGGAAGTGTAGCTTCCGGAAATACGAAGTTACAGCTTGTGAATCTTACCAAACTCGGCAGGCTGTTTACCTATTCTAAGAATTACACTGAAGCAGAAAAAAGTTTAAAAGAAGCTATGCAGCTTTCGATGCAAATGAATGCACCCAAGTTGCAAAAAGACATTTACAGAGCGTTGAGCATTTTATACGAAAAGCAAGGTAATACTACTAAAGCATTAGCCAATTACAAGAGTGCTGTAATGTTACGCGATTCATTATTTAACGAAGAAACTGAGAATCAGCTGACACGTAAAGAAATGAATTTTGAGTTTGAACGCAGAGAGGCAAGCATTAAATTAGAACAAAGGAAAAAAGATGAACTGTTAATGCAGGAACGAAAAAAACAAAAAATAATTCTTTGGGCTGTATTAATTGGATTAACATTATTAATTGGTTTCATCATTTTTATTACACGATCCTTGCATCTAACACGCAAACAAAAACAATTAATTGAAAGTAAAAAACAAGAAGTTGAACATCAAAAAATTGAAATTGAAAAAAAGAACAAAGAAATTAATGATAGCATTAATTATGCATTAAGAATTCAGCAAGCAAAACTCCCGCGCAAATCCTTTATTAAAGAGCATCTTCAGCAATCATTTGTGTTGTATTTGCCGAAAGACATAGTTAGTGGTGATTTCTATTTTTTCTTTAAAACCGAATTCGGTATTTATATTGCCGCAGTTGATTGCACAGGACATGGAATTCCAGGCGCTTTTATGAGTATGGTTGGATCTGAAAAGTTGTATGAAGCTGTAACTCGTATGGAAGATGTGCCAACAATACTTAGTCACATGAATCGCGGAATAAAAGCTTCTTTGCGTCAGAGTGATGAAGGAGCATCCATTCGCGATGGTATGGATATAGCACTTGGCCGACTCTATCCTGTTGATAAAGTAATGCAAGGAGAAGCTTGCGAATTACAATTTGGTGGCGCTAATCGTACACTCTGGATTTACAGAAAAGATGCGCTTGAACCGGAAGAATACAAACCTACAAAAGCAGCTTTAGGAGGGCATACAAGTGATGGTCAAGCGTATATTTCTCACACGATTTCTTTGAAGAAAGGAGATACTTTTTACCTCTTTACTGATGGATATGCGGATACTTTTGGTACCATAAATAAGAAGTTAACTACTAAGAAATTTAAACAGCTTCTGCTGGAGATTCAGCATTTAAGCATGGACAAACAAGAAATATTTCTAAGCAATTTTATAGCTAAATGGAAAGGTGATACCGAGCAGGTTGATGATATCTTGGTAATTGGAGTAAGAATTTAA
- a CDS encoding response regulator transcription factor has product MNYKILVADSNYLLREGLKTLVSSNGSYVCDEVENAEQLIEKVVKNQPDVVIINFISAGFSLNDISRIKLAYTDTKILAITEKPGKTVFSQAIANGVLSFLMIDCDRNEITEAIESTLLGEAFFCGKILNEINAPAPEFVEDLAIPAFSCNGVKISARESEIISLVSEGMTNKQIAEQLFLSTHTVITHRKNIMNKLGLTNTASLVMFAIRQNIIRPNKFLFSN; this is encoded by the coding sequence ATGAATTATAAAATACTGGTTGCCGACAGTAATTATTTGCTGCGAGAAGGCTTAAAAACCCTTGTTAGTAGCAATGGTAGCTATGTATGCGATGAGGTAGAAAATGCGGAGCAATTGATTGAAAAGGTAGTTAAGAATCAACCCGATGTGGTTATAATTAATTTTATCTCGGCGGGTTTTAGCTTAAACGATATTTCCAGAATTAAATTAGCTTACACCGATACAAAAATTTTAGCCATTACTGAAAAGCCGGGAAAAACAGTATTTTCACAAGCAATAGCTAATGGAGTGTTGAGTTTTTTGATGATTGATTGCGATAGAAATGAAATTACTGAAGCCATTGAAAGCACACTACTAGGAGAAGCATTTTTTTGTGGAAAAATTTTGAATGAAATTAATGCTCCGGCACCTGAATTTGTTGAGGATTTAGCAATACCTGCATTTTCATGCAATGGAGTGAAAATTTCGGCGCGCGAATCTGAAATTATTTCCTTGGTATCAGAAGGTATGACCAATAAGCAAATTGCGGAACAATTATTTTTGAGTACCCATACTGTGATTACTCATCGAAAAAATATTATGAATAAATTGGGCCTCACCAACACTGCTTCTCTGGTTATGTTCGCCATTCGTCAAAACATTATTCGACCGAATAAATTTTTGTTTTCGAATTAA
- a CDS encoding TonB-dependent receptor, with protein MKNTYIHFTQLLFYTICPLFLVAQDYSSDTIKQLNEVVISVNKVEESKRKVAHQIEVLDAKQISSAQAQTTADLLQSTGKISVQKSQQGGGSPVIRGFEASRVLIVVDGIRMNNIIYRSGHLQNIITLDNAILDRAEVLFGPATTIYGSDALGGAICFFTKRPMLAIDSTKNNLKVNAFYRYGDVNNENTAHIDFNLGAKRVASLTSFTYSQFGDLRSGANQNPLYDKTYGERFYFVKRFNDKDSLVKNTSRYNQIESGYSQYDILQKVLFQQSEKLSHQLNIQYSNSSDIPRYDRLTDPSNTGLRFSEWYYGPQERLLAAYDLNKSDESSFFQKIHFGLNYQAIEESRVSRRFNSNYQDSRIENVGIVGGAFDIHRKSEKNVVRVGIDFQYNDLTSTANRKDIVADTVAKLDTRYPDGNNTLLTTGIYLSHSFQISENLLLTDGLRVGYSYLKSTFIDTTFFHFPFSDANQQQPLYSGSLGLINTPSDDLKLSVLLSTGFRTPNVDDLAKVFESVKGTVIVPNSDLKPEKTVNTEIGITRWFDSNARWESSIYYTQFIDAIVNDNFSYEGNDSIIYQGVLSRVTANQNKGKAYIYGFATSLNNQFSEHFTTDFSMNYTYGRVKTDSADVPLDHIPPFMARLGLTYKLEKFNANFFVIYNGWKKAKDYSTSGEDNAQYAPAEGMPAWFTANFRVSYKVHAYITIQSGIDNIFDTQYRTFSSGINAPGRNIFGVIRFNL; from the coding sequence ATGAAAAATACCTATATACATTTTACACAACTTTTATTCTACACAATATGCCCACTATTTTTAGTGGCTCAAGATTATTCATCCGACACTATTAAGCAATTAAACGAAGTAGTAATTTCAGTTAATAAAGTTGAGGAAAGTAAAAGAAAAGTTGCACATCAAATTGAAGTACTGGATGCAAAACAAATCAGCTCAGCCCAGGCTCAAACTACTGCCGACCTCTTACAAAGCACCGGCAAAATTTCGGTTCAAAAAAGTCAGCAAGGTGGCGGTAGTCCCGTTATTAGAGGTTTTGAAGCAAGCCGTGTATTAATTGTTGTAGATGGAATTCGTATGAACAATATTATTTATCGTTCAGGCCATTTGCAAAATATAATTACACTAGACAATGCTATATTAGATAGGGCAGAAGTACTTTTTGGTCCTGCAACAACAATTTATGGAAGTGATGCTTTAGGTGGTGCCATTTGCTTTTTTACAAAACGACCCATGCTTGCAATTGATAGTACTAAAAACAATTTAAAGGTAAATGCCTTTTATCGTTATGGCGATGTAAATAATGAAAATACCGCACATATTGATTTTAATTTAGGTGCAAAAAGAGTTGCTTCTTTAACTTCCTTTACTTATTCGCAGTTTGGTGATTTACGCAGTGGAGCAAATCAAAATCCATTGTATGACAAAACTTACGGTGAACGATTTTACTTTGTGAAGCGATTTAATGATAAAGATTCACTAGTAAAAAATACCAGTCGTTACAACCAAATTGAAAGTGGTTATAGCCAATACGATATTCTTCAAAAAGTACTATTTCAACAATCAGAAAAATTGTCGCATCAATTAAATATTCAATATTCTAACTCTTCTGATATTCCGCGCTACGACCGCCTTACCGATCCTTCAAATACAGGTTTACGATTTAGTGAATGGTATTATGGTCCGCAAGAAAGATTACTTGCAGCTTACGATTTAAATAAGAGTGACGAATCATCTTTTTTTCAAAAGATTCACTTTGGATTAAATTACCAAGCAATTGAAGAAAGTCGCGTAAGCAGAAGATTTAATAGTAATTACCAAGATAGTCGAATTGAAAACGTGGGAATTGTGGGTGGAGCATTTGATATACATCGCAAGAGTGAAAAAAATGTAGTTCGAGTTGGAATTGATTTTCAATACAATGATCTTACTTCAACTGCAAATCGCAAAGATATTGTTGCTGATACTGTTGCTAAGTTAGATACACGATATCCGGATGGAAATAATACATTACTTACAACAGGAATTTACTTATCACATAGTTTTCAAATTAGCGAGAATCTACTTTTAACTGATGGACTTAGAGTTGGATATTCTTATTTAAAATCGACTTTTATTGATACTACATTTTTTCATTTCCCATTTAGTGATGCTAACCAACAACAACCCTTATATTCAGGAAGCCTAGGTTTAATAAATACTCCAAGCGATGATTTAAAATTATCAGTCTTACTTTCTACAGGATTTAGAACACCGAATGTGGATGATTTAGCCAAAGTTTTTGAATCGGTAAAAGGCACTGTAATTGTTCCCAATAGTGATTTAAAGCCTGAAAAAACTGTCAATACCGAAATTGGAATTACTCGATGGTTTGATTCTAATGCAAGATGGGAAAGCAGTATTTACTATACACAGTTTATTGATGCAATTGTGAACGACAATTTTAGCTATGAAGGAAATGATTCAATAATATATCAAGGTGTATTGAGTAGAGTTACTGCGAATCAAAATAAAGGCAAAGCATATATTTATGGATTTGCAACTTCATTGAATAACCAATTTTCGGAACATTTCACAACCGATTTTTCTATGAACTATACTTATGGCCGAGTTAAAACTGATAGTGCTGATGTGCCGTTAGATCATATTCCTCCTTTTATGGCACGTTTAGGATTAACTTATAAACTGGAAAAATTTAATGCCAATTTTTTTGTGATTTACAATGGTTGGAAAAAGGCTAAAGATTACAGTACATCCGGTGAAGATAATGCACAATATGCTCCGGCTGAAGGTATGCCTGCTTGGTTTACAGCCAATTTTCGAGTTTCTTATAAAGTGCATGCATACATTACAATACAAAGTGGTATTGATAATATTTTTGATACACAATACCGTACTTTTTCAAGTGGGATAAATGCACCGGGAAGGAATATATTCGGTGTAATACGTTTTAATTTGTAA
- a CDS encoding SulP family inorganic anion transporter has protein sequence MNTSNENISSGITFKYIKNDLPASIVVFFVAVPLCLGIALASGAPLFSGIIAGIVGGVIVGAISGSELGVSGPAAGLAVIVLSAIATLGGNYNAFLLAVVISGILQVIMGFLRAGFIAYFFPGSVIKGMLTGIGLLIILKQFPHALGWDKDAIGDDEFFQADGQNTFTEIAKAIEYITPGAVFIGIISLAILILWEKVLAHRHRIFQLIQGPIVVVIVGIIMNIAYQNGIIGFSLAEDQVVRLPVPTSFSGFVNQFTLPDFTQFGNFEIYKIAIILAIVGSLETLLSVEAADKLDPDKRITPTNRELKAQGIGNIVSGMIGGLPVTQVIVRSSANISFGAKTKLSAILHGAFLLISAITIASLLNKIPLASLAAILLMVGYKLAKPSLFKQMYNLGWEQFMPFIATVIAILVSDLLKGITFGILVGIFYTLRHSYRNSHHLKDITTNDKGQEVHHLVLAEEVSFFNKASVLQVLNEIPANSKVIIDCSNSKSIAFDVIELIQNFESNAKTKNIQVEKIKFNP, from the coding sequence ATGAATACATCTAATGAAAATATTTCGAGTGGAATTACCTTCAAATACATTAAAAACGATTTACCGGCAAGTATCGTAGTATTTTTTGTTGCTGTTCCGCTTTGTTTGGGAATTGCGTTAGCTTCGGGAGCACCTTTATTTTCGGGCATAATTGCAGGTATAGTAGGCGGAGTAATAGTAGGTGCAATAAGTGGATCAGAACTAGGTGTAAGTGGCCCTGCCGCTGGCTTAGCAGTTATTGTATTAAGTGCTATTGCAACATTAGGAGGTAATTACAACGCATTCTTACTAGCGGTTGTAATTTCAGGTATTTTGCAAGTAATAATGGGTTTTTTACGTGCAGGTTTTATTGCTTACTTCTTTCCCGGTTCAGTAATTAAAGGAATGCTAACGGGTATAGGTTTACTTATCATTCTAAAACAATTCCCACATGCGCTAGGTTGGGATAAAGATGCTATTGGTGATGATGAATTTTTTCAGGCAGACGGACAAAATACGTTTACCGAAATAGCCAAGGCCATTGAATACATAACTCCTGGTGCGGTATTTATTGGAATTATTTCTTTAGCCATTTTAATATTATGGGAAAAGGTGCTCGCTCATCGTCACCGCATATTTCAGCTCATTCAAGGACCTATTGTTGTTGTTATTGTTGGAATTATCATGAATATCGCTTATCAAAATGGAATAATTGGTTTTAGCTTAGCCGAAGATCAAGTAGTTCGTTTACCAGTTCCCACCTCATTTTCAGGATTTGTCAATCAATTTACTTTACCTGATTTTACACAATTTGGAAATTTTGAGATCTACAAAATCGCAATTATTCTTGCCATAGTTGGAAGTTTAGAAACCTTGTTAAGCGTTGAAGCTGCCGACAAACTTGATCCTGATAAGCGCATAACACCTACCAACCGCGAGTTAAAAGCTCAAGGAATAGGAAATATTGTTTCGGGTATGATTGGCGGATTGCCGGTTACGCAAGTTATTGTGAGGAGTTCTGCTAATATTTCCTTTGGCGCTAAAACAAAACTATCTGCTATTCTACATGGTGCATTTTTATTAATCAGTGCTATAACCATTGCGAGTTTGTTAAATAAAATTCCATTGGCAAGTTTGGCCGCCATATTACTTATGGTTGGATATAAATTGGCTAAACCATCTTTATTTAAACAGATGTATAACTTGGGATGGGAACAATTTATGCCCTTTATTGCCACCGTCATTGCAATATTGGTTAGCGATTTATTAAAAGGAATCACCTTTGGAATTTTAGTGGGTATTTTTTACACTTTGCGTCACAGCTATAGAAACTCACATCATTTAAAAGATATAACCACCAACGATAAAGGACAAGAAGTGCATCATTTGGTGCTTGCCGAAGAAGTATCCTTTTTTAACAAGGCAAGTGTACTTCAGGTGCTGAATGAAATACCAGCTAATTCAAAAGTCATTATTGATTGTTCAAATTCTAAATCGATAGCTTTTGATGTAATCGAGCTAATTCAAAATTTTGAAAGCAATGCCAAAACAAAGAACATTCAAGTTGAAAAAATAAAATTTAATCCTTAA
- a CDS encoding carbonic anhydrase (macrophage inducible 5; Mig-5) yields MKAHTHETQRSITPVRAIEILKEGNQRFINNLKANRNLLQQANETREGQWPFAVILSCIDSRTSAELIFDQGLGDIFSIRIAGNIVNTDIIGSIEFACKVAGSKLIVVLGHTKCGAIKGACDHVEMGNLTELLSKIQPALYQEKQTSNTEDRTSKNYEFVENVATLNVQRSVKTIIDRSYILEQMIENGEIAIIGAKHNIETGLVEFYPETLISNKSDVRTQMSY; encoded by the coding sequence ATGAAAGCACATACGCATGAAACTCAACGATCAATTACTCCTGTGCGGGCAATTGAAATATTAAAAGAAGGAAATCAACGCTTTATAAATAATTTAAAAGCAAACAGAAATTTGTTACAACAAGCCAATGAAACGCGCGAAGGTCAATGGCCATTTGCAGTTATTTTGAGTTGTATTGATAGTCGTACTTCAGCCGAATTAATTTTTGACCAGGGTTTGGGAGATATTTTTTCAATACGCATTGCTGGCAATATTGTAAATACAGATATTATTGGAAGCATTGAATTTGCTTGTAAAGTAGCCGGTTCAAAATTAATTGTAGTTCTAGGCCATACAAAATGCGGTGCAATTAAGGGAGCCTGCGATCATGTAGAAATGGGCAACCTAACCGAATTATTATCAAAAATTCAACCGGCTCTTTATCAGGAAAAACAAACTTCTAATACCGAAGACAGAACATCTAAAAACTATGAATTCGTTGAAAACGTAGCAACTTTAAATGTACAGCGCTCTGTAAAAACTATTATTGACCGTAGTTATATTTTGGAGCAAATGATTGAAAATGGTGAAATCGCAATTATTGGTGCAAAACACAATATTGAGACCGGTCTTGTTGAGTTTTATCCGGAAACATTAATCTCCAACAAATCCGATGTTAGAACTCAAATGAGTTATTAA